From one Luteolibacter sp. SL250 genomic stretch:
- a CDS encoding HAD hydrolase-like protein yields MIYRTIIFDFDGTIADTMEEGRRIFNEIGPAYGIRQIDREEMEGFRSYTINQFIEEMKIPKTKIPFFIAKGTLAMRRSIAGLPLIAGVGEVLPALRARVDRFGILTSNAVDNVELFLDSHGIRGLFDFVSSTSKLTGKSRHLNATRKQYGLKTEEMLYVGDEVRDLQAAKKAGIPCAGVTWGFNTRERLAAEHPDHLLDNPAEFLALAGH; encoded by the coding sequence ATGATCTACAGAACCATCATTTTCGACTTCGACGGTACCATCGCGGACACCATGGAGGAAGGGCGCAGGATCTTCAACGAGATCGGCCCGGCCTATGGAATCCGGCAGATCGACCGCGAGGAGATGGAGGGCTTCCGCAGCTACACCATCAACCAGTTCATCGAGGAGATGAAGATCCCGAAGACGAAGATCCCGTTCTTCATCGCAAAGGGGACGCTGGCCATGCGGCGGAGCATCGCCGGGCTGCCGTTGATCGCCGGGGTGGGCGAGGTACTGCCCGCGCTGCGCGCCCGGGTGGACCGGTTCGGCATCCTGACCTCCAACGCGGTGGACAACGTGGAGCTGTTCCTGGACAGCCACGGCATCCGCGGGCTGTTCGATTTCGTTTCTTCCACCTCGAAGCTCACGGGGAAATCCCGCCATCTGAACGCCACGCGCAAGCAATATGGCCTGAAGACGGAGGAAATGCTCTACGTCGGTGACGAGGTGCGGGATCTCCAGGCCGCGAAGAAGGCCGGGATACCATGCGCGGGTGTCACCTGGGGCTTCAATACCCGTGAACGGCTCGCCGCGGAACATCCGGACCATCTGCTGGACAACCCGGCGGAGTTTCTGGCCTTGGCGGGGCATTGA
- a CDS encoding stilbene synthase: MFLRSIASAVPEYPFTQDQCWNAMQDGGLTSRLKPRSAALVEKILTGGNSGIATRNFAVPDIVPLFSRGPQQLSEDYEREAPALAAEALSKAICKAGIAPAEIDALFLCTCTGYLCPGVTSHVAEKLDLRPDVYLADLVGLGCGAAIPTLRAAHGFLAANPDATIAVVAVEICSAAFYADDDPGVLISLCLFGDGASASIWSGTGQSGAWRAGDFTTVHVPEEREKIRFVNADGHLKNQLHKSVPGLAADAVAQLYARRTGDPDQVLAHSGGRDVIDALEGVLPFSLAETRAVLERHGNMSSPSVLFALEKRLASPADDRHLWLTAFGAGFAAHACEMRKD, translated from the coding sequence ATGTTCCTCCGTTCCATCGCATCGGCCGTCCCCGAATACCCCTTCACCCAGGATCAATGCTGGAACGCGATGCAGGATGGAGGGCTGACCTCCAGGCTGAAGCCCCGCTCCGCAGCCCTGGTGGAAAAGATACTCACCGGAGGGAACTCCGGCATCGCCACGCGGAACTTCGCCGTGCCGGACATCGTCCCACTTTTCAGCCGCGGACCGCAGCAACTCAGCGAGGACTACGAGCGGGAGGCACCGGCACTGGCGGCTGAGGCGCTTTCAAAGGCCATCTGCAAGGCGGGCATCGCCCCGGCGGAGATCGACGCGCTGTTCCTCTGCACCTGCACCGGCTATCTCTGCCCCGGTGTGACCAGCCATGTGGCGGAGAAACTGGACCTGCGCCCAGACGTCTATCTGGCGGACCTGGTGGGCCTGGGTTGCGGCGCGGCCATCCCCACCCTGCGGGCGGCCCATGGGTTCCTGGCCGCGAATCCGGACGCCACCATCGCGGTGGTTGCCGTGGAGATCTGTTCCGCCGCCTTTTATGCCGATGATGACCCGGGCGTGCTCATCAGCCTGTGCCTGTTCGGCGACGGTGCATCCGCCTCCATCTGGTCCGGAACGGGCCAGTCGGGAGCCTGGCGGGCCGGAGACTTCACCACCGTGCATGTCCCGGAAGAACGGGAGAAAATCCGCTTCGTGAATGCGGATGGCCACCTGAAGAACCAACTCCACAAGTCCGTTCCCGGCCTGGCCGCGGATGCCGTCGCACAGCTCTACGCCCGGCGGACCGGCGACCCTGACCAAGTGCTGGCCCACTCCGGCGGGCGCGATGTGATCGACGCGCTGGAAGGCGTGCTGCCCTTTTCCCTGGCGGAAACCCGCGCCGTGCTGGAACGCCATGGCAACATGAGCAGCCCGTCCGTCCTGTTCGCGCTGGAGAAGCGACTGGCGTCTCCGGCGGATGACCGGCATCTGTGGCTCACCGCCTTCGGCGCGGGTTTCGCCGCACATGCGTGTGAGATGCGGAAGGACTGA
- a CDS encoding autotransporter-associated beta strand repeat-containing protein, whose amino-acid sequence MKPSRLSLFPRVLVPLSFAVAAISAHADPINWTGASNGVWSLGTNWAGGNVPAGTDVATFSQSAAAINVKLDGNQTIAGLETLTGATTNVHTLLGETMDRVLTIGELGINHFSGGLTIGSTTAGQKVDVVLAAGQKWNSARGGGSGTAQAVFINNNVTLATGLGTQTLELTGTNTGAYIGGVIGNEAGSTLNILKTGAGVWTLNGANTYSGTTQVNEGTLRLGAVGVAPSSISVAAGATLSFRTNGGMTSAQIDAHIAGANLASGAFIALDTNNGGGTYEGTYNSSHRLFKTSGNNLLLTGTINAAGGMTISEGGLVLSAPSLLTGNVTVASNAALILRAGGAGFSSADITSFRSNATVTYAGTSYFGLSTANGDFTYGGVLPDSGTTRFTKQDTNTLFLTAQNTYTGGTQITNGTLSVSDIKNGSVASQMGASSNVANGIILAGGRLQYTGAGSTTNRLFNLTATSTIEASGTGALVFNNTGTITAENGSRTLYLTGYSDDDNRMGLNLANVTTGTNTTAVIKNGSGKWILSGNNTHTGATTVRGGTLVLDYSGGKNPISATGQVTVQNGTVEFLGSGPETVNTISLAEAENGFATLRVTGGMALTANTLSSSTQSQRHILIDLLGAGNSLTATALAGNASTLSNGLLTTGSSRANVILRANDGTYGFAARTGTAIEKLSGQTDIAAGTFNNVTSNTTNYRFGAGSYTTGASLTYQTMTFDSSGGAINLEFSSGHNFNSNGNGRGVLFTGTNDVNLSGAGGGIAQSTWISNYLEGADLNISSSFGSTGYLLVGGTGFTNYTGTGLAAGANGEFVLNGGLFRYAPTASVTLTSANHRINSGVFEIGANLNGGGALDLERTTSNFRLTGDSGFSAHGAERKVSLGASVTWGAANFLSNNSNEDADFTFRLSSTRSNATLDFQSKIDLNGRSRTVEVENGSADVDARLSGGLTGTGIASRFVKTGSGTLELTGVNDYGGTTRIEGGRLLVGGGGLTATTAVHVANSTLGLQATEVINNAADITLENGRITTVGDQTETLGRLILLGDNTLDLVGLANVIQMASSADQTWSSSLTILNWNGNAAGNGSDRFFIGGDANGVTSDQLSKIFFVDPEVDGVLQTGTFGASILNTGEIVALIPEPSATFLLAGASLGVLLRRRRRD is encoded by the coding sequence ATGAAACCCTCCCGTCTCTCCCTGTTCCCGCGTGTACTCGTGCCTCTTTCGTTCGCAGTGGCGGCCATCAGCGCCCATGCGGATCCCATCAACTGGACCGGTGCCAGCAACGGCGTGTGGTCCCTTGGTACGAACTGGGCGGGAGGAAATGTCCCTGCTGGCACGGACGTGGCGACCTTCTCCCAGTCCGCCGCCGCCATCAACGTCAAGCTGGATGGCAACCAGACGATCGCCGGACTGGAGACCCTCACGGGAGCGACCACCAATGTCCACACCCTGCTGGGGGAGACGATGGACCGCGTCCTCACCATCGGCGAGCTGGGCATCAACCATTTCAGCGGTGGTCTCACCATCGGCTCCACCACGGCGGGCCAGAAGGTGGATGTCGTTCTCGCCGCCGGACAGAAGTGGAACAGCGCCCGCGGCGGCGGCAGCGGCACCGCGCAGGCCGTTTTCATCAACAACAACGTCACCCTGGCGACCGGGCTCGGCACCCAGACCCTCGAACTGACGGGGACCAACACGGGAGCCTACATCGGCGGCGTCATCGGCAATGAGGCTGGCAGCACCCTGAACATCCTCAAGACGGGCGCCGGTGTCTGGACGCTGAATGGGGCGAACACCTACTCCGGCACCACCCAGGTCAATGAGGGCACGTTGCGCCTCGGCGCGGTGGGCGTCGCACCATCAAGCATTTCCGTGGCTGCCGGTGCGACCCTGAGTTTCCGGACGAACGGCGGAATGACCTCCGCGCAGATCGACGCCCACATTGCGGGTGCGAACCTCGCCTCCGGTGCGTTCATCGCGCTGGACACCAACAACGGCGGCGGTACCTACGAGGGGACCTACAATTCGTCCCACCGCCTGTTCAAGACCAGCGGCAACAACCTGCTGCTGACTGGAACCATCAACGCTGCCGGCGGTATGACCATCAGCGAAGGCGGGTTGGTTCTTTCGGCTCCGTCGTTGCTCACGGGAAATGTCACCGTGGCGTCCAACGCGGCGCTCATCCTCCGTGCGGGTGGCGCCGGCTTCAGTTCCGCGGATATCACCAGTTTCCGATCCAACGCCACGGTCACGTACGCCGGCACCTCTTATTTCGGCCTCAGTACCGCGAATGGTGACTTCACTTACGGGGGTGTCCTGCCGGACTCCGGCACCACCCGCTTCACCAAGCAGGACACCAACACCCTCTTCCTCACCGCCCAGAACACCTACACCGGCGGTACCCAGATCACCAACGGCACGCTTTCCGTTTCTGACATCAAGAACGGCAGTGTCGCCAGCCAGATGGGGGCTTCATCGAACGTCGCCAACGGCATTATCCTCGCCGGGGGGCGCCTCCAGTACACCGGGGCGGGTTCAACCACGAACCGTCTCTTCAACCTGACTGCCACTTCCACCATAGAGGCCTCCGGTACCGGCGCGCTGGTTTTCAACAACACCGGGACGATCACCGCGGAAAACGGGTCAAGGACCCTCTATCTCACCGGCTACAGTGATGACGACAACCGGATGGGGCTCAACCTGGCCAACGTCACCACCGGAACCAACACCACAGCCGTCATCAAGAACGGTTCCGGAAAATGGATACTCTCCGGAAACAATACCCACACCGGCGCCACCACGGTCCGTGGAGGGACTCTCGTCCTGGACTACTCCGGTGGGAAAAACCCCATCTCTGCCACCGGCCAGGTCACTGTCCAGAATGGCACGGTGGAGTTCCTTGGCAGTGGTCCGGAAACCGTCAACACCATCAGCCTGGCGGAAGCCGAGAACGGATTCGCCACGCTGCGGGTCACCGGTGGCATGGCCCTGACCGCCAACACACTCAGCAGCTCCACCCAGAGCCAGCGGCACATCCTCATCGACCTCCTCGGCGCGGGGAACTCCCTCACCGCCACCGCCCTTGCCGGCAACGCGAGCACCCTCAGCAACGGCTTGCTCACGACCGGAAGCTCCCGCGCCAACGTCATCCTCAGGGCGAATGATGGCACCTATGGCTTCGCCGCCCGTACGGGAACGGCCATCGAAAAGCTTTCCGGGCAGACGGACATCGCCGCGGGCACCTTCAACAACGTCACCAGCAACACCACCAACTACCGGTTCGGCGCCGGCAGCTACACCACCGGTGCCTCCCTGACGTATCAGACCATGACGTTCGACTCTTCCGGGGGGGCGATCAACCTCGAGTTCTCCTCCGGCCACAACTTCAACTCGAATGGCAACGGCCGTGGTGTCCTGTTCACCGGTACGAACGATGTGAACCTGAGCGGCGCGGGCGGGGGCATCGCCCAATCAACCTGGATCAGCAACTACCTGGAAGGTGCTGATCTGAACATCAGCAGTTCCTTCGGCAGCACCGGCTACCTCCTCGTGGGCGGCACCGGCTTCACCAACTACACCGGCACCGGCCTTGCCGCCGGGGCGAACGGTGAATTCGTCCTCAACGGTGGGTTGTTCCGCTATGCTCCCACCGCCTCTGTCACACTCACCTCCGCCAACCACCGGATCAACAGCGGGGTGTTCGAAATCGGCGCCAACCTCAATGGCGGCGGGGCGCTCGATCTGGAGCGGACGACCAGCAACTTCCGCCTCACCGGCGACTCCGGCTTCAGCGCCCACGGTGCCGAGCGGAAGGTGTCGCTGGGGGCGTCCGTCACCTGGGGGGCTGCGAATTTCCTCAGCAACAACTCCAACGAGGACGCGGACTTCACCTTCCGTCTGTCCTCCACCCGGTCGAACGCCACCCTTGATTTCCAATCGAAGATCGACCTCAACGGCCGCTCCCGCACGGTCGAAGTGGAGAACGGCTCCGCGGATGTGGATGCCCGGCTGTCCGGCGGACTCACCGGCACCGGCATCGCTTCCCGCTTCGTGAAGACCGGGTCAGGAACCCTCGAACTGACCGGAGTGAACGACTACGGTGGAACCACCCGCATCGAGGGTGGCAGGCTGTTGGTGGGAGGTGGCGGCCTGACCGCGACGACGGCCGTCCACGTGGCTAATTCCACCCTCGGACTGCAGGCCACGGAAGTCATCAACAACGCCGCGGACATCACTCTGGAGAATGGCAGGATCACCACCGTCGGCGACCAGACGGAAACCCTGGGCCGCCTCATCCTCTTGGGGGATAATACGCTCGATCTCGTGGGTCTGGCCAATGTCATCCAGATGGCATCCTCCGCAGACCAGACCTGGAGCAGCAGCCTCACCATCCTCAACTGGAACGGCAATGCGGCCGGCAACGGCTCCGACCGCTTCTTCATAGGCGGTGATGCCAATGGTGTCACCAGCGACCAGTTGTCGAAGATCTTCTTCGTTGATCCGGAGGTGGACGGGGTCCTGCAAACGGGTACCTTCGGGGCCTCCATCCTGAATACCGGTGAGATTGTCGCTCTCATCCCGGAGCCGTCCGCCACCTTCCTGCTTGCTGGGGCATCTCTTGGCGTGCTGCTCCGCAGGCGACGCAGGGATTGA
- a CDS encoding OmpA family protein has product MPETPEKSAESTIAGKEAELVKQDAAANDALDTHGDDAAPKQAIPTFVGVGLLVAAILVVVLVVMNGQKKKAEPEEDRSAMKAEVEAMRGELNRQRMSMGLRPLENGGESIDDITKRLTKDAESIVGLAHSFQGMLKEKDAALDAKNGELITSEKLRQSFASENARLQAELSRLLVSGADGDLAKKEVAEIKGQRDRLAAELAKVQRDLASAAGGRSQDEYADLQRQFNEAKRSSDFFEKRVKELEAELAKIRIFAKSENELLPAAVELFRTLRGLEGTKDSDNMTAYSDIGVKLGARVLRTLDFPTGSSELTPDDIQAIPGLVEQVEEGDLILVVGYASTTGNPESNRVLSSDRATAAAQAVSTAKRPGQLVQAVYIGQTTRFGGSSPERNQICEIWHIRKK; this is encoded by the coding sequence ATGCCAGAAACCCCCGAGAAAAGCGCGGAATCCACGATCGCCGGAAAGGAAGCGGAGCTTGTCAAACAGGACGCCGCCGCCAACGACGCGCTGGATACGCATGGTGATGATGCTGCCCCGAAACAGGCGATTCCGACTTTCGTCGGTGTTGGCCTTCTGGTGGCAGCGATCCTGGTGGTGGTTCTGGTCGTGATGAACGGGCAGAAAAAAAAGGCGGAACCCGAAGAGGACCGGTCCGCAATGAAAGCGGAGGTGGAGGCCATGCGCGGCGAACTGAACCGCCAGCGCATGTCCATGGGACTGCGCCCGTTGGAGAACGGCGGCGAGTCGATCGACGACATCACCAAGCGCCTCACCAAGGATGCGGAGTCCATTGTCGGACTGGCGCACAGTTTCCAAGGCATGCTGAAGGAGAAGGACGCCGCTCTGGACGCCAAGAATGGCGAGCTCATCACCTCGGAAAAGTTGCGCCAGAGTTTCGCTTCGGAAAACGCGCGCCTCCAGGCGGAGCTCAGCCGCCTGCTGGTCAGCGGAGCGGACGGGGATCTGGCGAAGAAGGAAGTGGCGGAGATCAAGGGCCAGCGTGACCGCCTCGCCGCGGAGCTGGCGAAGGTCCAGCGCGACCTGGCATCCGCCGCAGGCGGCCGGTCCCAGGATGAGTACGCGGACCTTCAGCGCCAGTTCAACGAGGCGAAGCGCTCCAGCGATTTCTTTGAGAAGCGGGTGAAGGAACTTGAGGCGGAACTTGCGAAGATCCGCATCTTCGCCAAGTCGGAGAACGAGCTTCTGCCTGCCGCCGTCGAGCTTTTCCGCACGCTGCGTGGCCTGGAAGGGACGAAGGACTCCGACAACATGACGGCCTACAGCGACATCGGCGTGAAGCTGGGCGCACGCGTCCTGCGTACCCTCGATTTCCCGACGGGTTCCAGCGAACTCACCCCGGATGACATCCAGGCCATCCCCGGCCTGGTGGAGCAGGTGGAGGAAGGCGACCTTATCCTGGTCGTCGGCTATGCGTCCACCACCGGCAACCCGGAGTCGAACCGCGTGCTTTCCTCGGACCGCGCCACCGCCGCCGCGCAGGCCGTCTCCACCGCAAAGCGCCCGGGTCAACTCGTGCAGGCCGTCTACATCGGCCAGACCACCCGCTTCGGCGGCAGTTCCCCGGAGCGCAACCAGATCTGCGAGATCTGGCACATCCGGAAGAAGTGA
- a CDS encoding class I SAM-dependent methyltransferase gives MPTRVVIPELLDHLPADDPEARRSRRDLRRINFFMGNERWVLATARRFPEAAALGVTELGAGDGDLTRALARLHPQTTVTALDLAPPPPSLPSNVVWNQGDLFRSPSPPQGGILIANLFLHHFEGDALRELGRLAEGFRVLIFCEPLRARLPHLLGYAAHPFINRVTRHDMHVSIDAGFSANELPRLMDLSEKRWMIGEHSTWRGALRVLGCRA, from the coding sequence GTGCCCACCCGCGTCGTCATTCCAGAACTCCTCGACCACCTGCCTGCGGATGACCCGGAGGCACGGCGCAGCCGGAGGGACCTGCGGCGCATCAATTTTTTCATGGGCAACGAGCGCTGGGTGCTGGCCACCGCACGGCGGTTCCCGGAAGCGGCGGCGCTGGGCGTCACGGAGCTGGGTGCGGGCGACGGGGACCTCACGCGGGCACTCGCCCGGCTGCATCCGCAAACGACGGTCACCGCGCTGGATCTGGCGCCGCCACCGCCCTCGCTGCCCTCCAACGTGGTCTGGAACCAGGGCGACCTGTTCCGGTCCCCCAGCCCGCCGCAGGGTGGCATCCTGATCGCCAACCTGTTCCTCCACCACTTCGAGGGGGACGCCCTGCGGGAACTGGGCAGGCTGGCGGAGGGTTTCCGCGTGCTCATTTTCTGCGAGCCGCTGCGGGCACGGCTGCCGCATCTGCTGGGATACGCCGCCCATCCGTTCATCAACCGGGTCACCCGCCATGACATGCATGTCAGCATCGATGCCGGATTCTCCGCCAACGAGTTGCCCCGCCTGATGGATCTATCCGAAAAACGCTGGATGATCGGAGAACATTCCACATGGCGCGGTGCGCTGCGCGTGTTAGGTTGCCGCGCTTGA
- the tsaD gene encoding tRNA (adenosine(37)-N6)-threonylcarbamoyltransferase complex transferase subunit TsaD: MALLLAIESSCDETAVAILRGQPGEATEILASEISSQIELHREHGGVVPELASRNHSLNLRPLVDQAIAHAGVGVTEIDAFAATTGPGLASSLLIGSTAAKAMACALGKPFLGVNHLEGHLLSPFVGGTQVPPHVALIVSGGHTLLLEVAGAGRYTRLGGTRDDAAGEAYDKVGKMLGLPYPGGPEIEKAAVGGDVKAYDFPRSMLHDPHLDFSFSGLKTAVLYTLQREEGNIRLPDLAASFQQAVIEILVGKTMKAVERTGHRMVALSGGVTMNKALRAAFQEACDKRGISLAIAPPALCTDNAAMIAFAALLRHLDGQSSRLDEDIFPNLPLV; encoded by the coding sequence GTGGCACTACTCCTGGCGATCGAATCTTCCTGTGATGAAACCGCGGTGGCAATCCTCCGCGGGCAGCCGGGGGAGGCGACGGAGATCCTCGCGTCGGAGATTTCATCGCAGATCGAGCTGCACCGGGAGCATGGAGGCGTGGTGCCGGAGCTGGCATCGCGGAACCACTCGTTGAACCTCCGGCCGCTGGTGGACCAGGCCATCGCACATGCCGGGGTTGGCGTCACGGAGATCGACGCTTTCGCAGCGACCACGGGGCCGGGTCTTGCTTCCTCATTGCTCATCGGCAGCACGGCGGCAAAGGCGATGGCTTGCGCGCTGGGCAAGCCGTTCCTCGGCGTGAACCATCTGGAGGGGCACCTCCTTTCCCCCTTCGTGGGTGGCACACAGGTGCCGCCCCACGTCGCCCTCATCGTTTCCGGCGGGCACACGCTGCTGCTGGAGGTGGCGGGAGCGGGGAGATACACCAGGCTCGGAGGGACGCGGGACGACGCGGCGGGCGAGGCCTACGACAAGGTCGGAAAAATGCTCGGTCTGCCCTATCCCGGTGGCCCGGAGATCGAGAAAGCCGCCGTTGGCGGGGATGTTAAGGCGTATGATTTCCCGCGCTCCATGCTGCATGATCCGCATCTGGACTTTTCCTTTTCCGGGCTGAAGACAGCGGTTCTTTACACGCTCCAGCGGGAGGAAGGGAACATCCGCCTGCCGGATCTGGCCGCCTCCTTCCAGCAGGCCGTCATCGAGATCCTCGTCGGCAAGACGATGAAGGCTGTGGAGCGCACCGGCCACCGGATGGTCGCACTGTCCGGCGGCGTCACCATGAACAAGGCGTTGCGTGCCGCGTTCCAGGAGGCCTGTGACAAAAGGGGGATCTCACTGGCCATCGCACCGCCCGCGCTGTGCACGGACAATGCGGCGATGATCGCCTTCGCCGCGCTGCTCCGTCACCTCGACGGGCAGTCCTCACGGCTGGATGAGGATATCTTCCCAAACTTGCCGCTCGTTTGA
- a CDS encoding SUMF1/EgtB/PvdO family nonheme iron enzyme, with protein sequence MIHPTYPCACFATAALVCSSITASAQEPAISSVKRIGNDVELKFTGTAGVEYILQKSETLEQRSWLPTGVTVTGTGAEQTVLVPGAGTPGRNFLRFSYTFDPVPSGYVRIPSGSFIMGDQNVPYEGLLKERPPITTQTGAFHLKATEVTKAEWDSTFTWAVANEYTFSNSAGAGKGPDHPVTNVNWYDVIKWCNAKSEQEGRQPCYTLRGSDGRHTVYRTGSPTRIIWEFGANGYRLPCEAEWEKAARGGVVGRRFPSGTTIDHSVANFFASRSNYAYDTTGIDGMHPTYVTGAIPYTAPVASFPPNPYGLYDMDANVREYCWDTSTSDWSEGYVVKAESSSSLFPRAVRGGDWSSSAFQCRSSYRSQEFPDTGKKNYLGFRLVKGPLN encoded by the coding sequence ATGATCCATCCTACCTACCCGTGCGCCTGCTTCGCCACAGCGGCCCTTGTCTGTTCCTCCATCACGGCCTCCGCCCAGGAGCCGGCCATCTCCTCGGTGAAACGCATCGGCAATGACGTGGAGCTGAAATTCACCGGCACCGCCGGAGTGGAGTATATCCTCCAGAAGTCGGAGACCCTGGAGCAGCGTTCGTGGCTCCCCACCGGTGTCACCGTCACCGGCACTGGCGCGGAGCAGACCGTCCTGGTCCCCGGTGCGGGCACTCCAGGGAGGAACTTCCTGCGCTTCTCCTACACGTTCGATCCCGTCCCGTCCGGCTATGTCCGGATCCCTTCCGGCTCCTTCATCATGGGAGACCAGAATGTCCCCTATGAGGGCCTCCTCAAGGAACGTCCTCCCATCACCACCCAGACGGGCGCGTTTCACCTGAAGGCGACCGAGGTCACCAAGGCCGAGTGGGATTCCACCTTCACCTGGGCGGTCGCCAATGAATACACCTTCAGCAACTCGGCCGGAGCGGGGAAGGGACCTGACCACCCGGTGACGAATGTGAACTGGTATGACGTCATCAAGTGGTGCAATGCCAAGAGCGAGCAGGAGGGCCGCCAGCCGTGCTATACGCTCCGTGGAAGCGATGGCCGCCACACCGTGTATCGCACCGGCTCACCGACCCGCATCATATGGGAATTCGGTGCCAACGGCTACCGCCTGCCTTGCGAGGCGGAGTGGGAGAAGGCGGCACGTGGTGGCGTCGTCGGCAGACGTTTCCCCTCAGGCACCACCATCGATCACAGCGTCGCCAACTTTTTCGCCTCCCGCAGTAACTACGCATACGATACCACCGGCATCGATGGCATGCACCCCACCTACGTCACCGGCGCCATTCCCTACACCGCTCCTGTCGCCAGTTTTCCGCCGAATCCCTACGGGCTTTATGACATGGACGCGAACGTCCGTGAATACTGCTGGGACACTTCCACCAGTGACTGGTCCGAGGGCTACGTGGTGAAGGCGGAGAGCTCGTCTTCCCTGTTTCCCCGTGCCGTGAGGGGGGGTGACTGGAGCAGCAGCGCTTTCCAGTGCCGCAGCTCCTACCGCTCCCAGGAGTTTCCTGATACGGGGAAAAAGAACTACCTCGGCTTCCGTCTGGTGAAGGGGCCGCTGAATTGA
- a CDS encoding class I SAM-dependent methyltransferase has protein sequence MPQPPRRPFRNQPPSKQGQGPFSQPKRQPGPPAKKGSVQPARQGGGKGGDDQGWDPVAAWYDKLVGETGSDYHRNVILPATLRMLDLKGGERIIDVCCGQGVLVKPLLDAGAGTFLGVDASPRLIQAAEGRHGKNRNVSFRTADACKPGAWADGSYDAATCLMAVHDVPDITGLFTNVAKSLKSGGHAVLVFMHPCFRIPKKTHWGFDNDQKIQFRRLDSYGSPLEIQIATHPGKGGPEQTIFYHRPLSELISAMGKGGLAVTACEELYSHRRSQGGGAFSKAEHKAAEEFPMFIAFRCVAGASAR, from the coding sequence ATGCCGCAGCCGCCACGCAGACCTTTCCGGAACCAACCTCCTTCAAAGCAGGGGCAGGGGCCGTTTTCCCAGCCGAAGCGGCAGCCCGGACCACCCGCGAAGAAAGGCAGCGTGCAGCCAGCCCGGCAGGGTGGGGGAAAAGGCGGCGACGACCAGGGATGGGATCCTGTCGCCGCGTGGTATGACAAGCTGGTCGGTGAAACCGGCTCCGACTACCACCGGAATGTCATCCTGCCTGCCACGCTCCGCATGCTGGACCTGAAGGGCGGGGAAAGGATCATCGACGTCTGCTGCGGTCAGGGCGTGCTGGTGAAGCCGTTGTTGGATGCCGGTGCCGGGACCTTCCTCGGTGTCGATGCCAGCCCGCGCCTCATCCAGGCCGCGGAGGGCCGCCACGGGAAGAATCGGAACGTTTCCTTCCGCACTGCGGATGCCTGCAAGCCCGGCGCGTGGGCGGACGGCAGCTATGATGCCGCCACCTGCCTGATGGCCGTCCATGACGTGCCGGACATCACTGGCTTGTTCACCAACGTGGCGAAGTCCCTCAAGTCCGGCGGCCATGCCGTGCTGGTCTTCATGCACCCCTGCTTCCGCATCCCGAAGAAGACGCACTGGGGCTTCGACAACGACCAGAAGATCCAGTTCCGCAGGCTGGACAGCTACGGCTCGCCGCTGGAGATCCAGATTGCCACCCATCCGGGGAAAGGCGGACCGGAGCAGACCATTTTCTACCATCGCCCACTGTCGGAACTCATCTCCGCCATGGGCAAGGGCGGGCTGGCCGTCACCGCCTGCGAGGAACTCTACAGCCACCGCCGGTCGCAGGGCGGCGGTGCCTTCAGCAAGGCGGAGCACAAGGCCGCCGAGGAGTTCCCCATGTTCATCGCGTTCCGCTGCGTGGCGGGTGCTTCAGCCCGTTGA